A window of Rufibacter sp. LB8 contains these coding sequences:
- a CDS encoding DUF5683 domain-containing protein codes for MVRPANAQVVTAGPDSVVVSTPPVVENDTTKLPPPKHVKEAISRWSKPAQAAVYSLMLPGLGQAYNKSYWKIPLIYVTGGVIGYFIYDNNRKYQGFARAIRIRTDGDASTVDAYAFDPIYGIDITGEQGTRNLYRSRDFFRKYRDLDIILGVIAWGLNVMEAHVHAHLKGFDISDDLSLRIQPNLQPMANQQYAAGFSMQFNLRR; via the coding sequence ATGGTGCGGCCGGCAAACGCCCAGGTGGTAACTGCCGGGCCAGATTCTGTGGTAGTCTCTACGCCGCCGGTGGTAGAAAATGACACCACCAAGCTGCCTCCGCCCAAGCACGTGAAAGAAGCAATCAGCAGATGGAGCAAACCAGCCCAGGCAGCGGTTTACTCCTTGATGCTGCCCGGTTTAGGCCAGGCCTATAACAAGAGTTACTGGAAAATTCCGTTGATTTACGTTACGGGCGGGGTGATTGGGTATTTTATCTATGACAACAACCGCAAGTACCAGGGCTTTGCCAGAGCCATCCGGATCAGGACAGACGGAGACGCCTCCACGGTAGACGCCTACGCTTTTGACCCTATTTACGGCATTGACATCACCGGAGAGCAAGGAACCCGGAATTTGTACCGCAGCCGCGACTTCTTCCGGAAATACCGTGATTTGGATATTATTTTAGGTGTGATTGCCTGGGGACTGAATGTGATGGAAGCCCACGTGCACGCGCATTTGAAAGGCTTTGACATTAGTGATGATTTGTCTTTGCGCATACAACCCAACCTGCAACCCATGGCCAACCAGCAATACGCCGCCGGCTTTTCCATGCAATTTAACCTGAGAAGATAA
- the dapB gene encoding 4-hydroxy-tetrahydrodipicolinate reductase: protein MRILLIGYGKMGQTIERLALAKGHSIVGTITAEKAEDLASFTAEQVDVAIEFTSPDAAVPNILTCLEKRIPVVVGTTGWLNHLDQVKQQCTQANGSLFYASNFSVGVNLFFHFNEYVAQKMQQYPEFAVAVKEIHHVHKLDQPSGTALSIADGILKHYPQKQGWINGPTTEPELLGVESEREGEVVGTHIVQYTSENDTFELQHIAHNREGFAAGALLAAEWLPGRQGVFGMTDLLQL, encoded by the coding sequence ATGCGCATTCTCTTGATTGGTTACGGCAAAATGGGCCAGACCATTGAACGGCTCGCCCTGGCCAAGGGTCATTCCATTGTGGGCACCATCACGGCAGAAAAAGCAGAAGACCTGGCTTCTTTTACCGCAGAGCAGGTAGACGTGGCCATTGAGTTCACCAGCCCAGACGCGGCCGTGCCCAATATTCTGACTTGTTTAGAGAAGAGAATTCCGGTGGTGGTAGGCACTACGGGCTGGTTAAACCACCTGGACCAGGTAAAACAGCAGTGCACGCAAGCGAACGGCTCCCTATTCTATGCATCTAATTTCAGCGTGGGCGTGAACCTGTTTTTCCATTTCAACGAGTACGTGGCCCAGAAAATGCAGCAGTACCCTGAGTTTGCGGTGGCAGTGAAGGAAATACATCACGTACACAAACTAGACCAACCCAGCGGCACCGCCCTCAGCATTGCCGATGGCATTTTGAAACATTACCCACAGAAACAAGGCTGGATCAACGGCCCCACCACTGAGCCCGAATTGCTGGGTGTGGAATCTGAGAGAGAAGGAGAAGTTGTAGGAACCCACATTGTGCAATACACCTCAGAAAACGATACCTTTGAGCTGCAACACATTGCCCATAACAGGGAAGGCTTTGCCGCCGGGGCCTTGCTGGCCGCCGAATGGCTGCCGGGCCGCCAAGGCGTTTTTGGCATGACCGACCTGCTACAACTTTAA
- the lepB gene encoding signal peptidase I, whose translation MSTRFWTKENKKPREQKGFFREWGDAILFAVVAATLIRWATFEAYTIPTPSMEKSLLVGDYLFVSKLHYGPRTPKTPLQVPLTHQTIWGTNIPSYSDAIQLTSYRLPGFSEVKNNDVVVFNFPPEEQHPTDLRTNYIKRCIGIAGDKIEMRDMQIYINDKLVPDPAGVQYSYVLVAPTGLGEKFFKDYNIYQPRQENASVFSVHISPQQAEEISKLPFISQVVQMKDSVGDVRAEVFPFKPSLYPHNKDNFGPFIIPKEGMKVTLDAKTIPLYEMAIRRYEGHENVVVTDNSISIDGKPITEYTFKQNYYWMMGDNRHNSEDSRYWGFVPEDHIVGKAVLVWMSSNPDEGLLDKIRWRRIFMGIK comes from the coding sequence ATGAGCACCAGATTCTGGACAAAAGAGAATAAAAAGCCAAGAGAGCAAAAAGGTTTTTTCAGGGAATGGGGAGACGCCATTCTGTTTGCCGTAGTGGCCGCCACTTTGATCAGATGGGCCACCTTTGAAGCCTACACCATTCCCACCCCTTCCATGGAGAAGTCTCTTTTGGTGGGAGATTACCTCTTTGTGAGCAAACTGCACTACGGGCCCAGAACGCCTAAAACACCGTTGCAGGTACCGCTCACGCACCAGACCATCTGGGGCACCAACATCCCCTCTTACTCAGACGCTATTCAACTGACTTCTTACCGCTTGCCGGGTTTCTCTGAGGTGAAGAACAATGATGTGGTGGTGTTCAATTTTCCGCCGGAAGAGCAACACCCCACTGACCTTCGGACCAACTACATCAAACGCTGCATTGGCATTGCTGGTGACAAGATAGAGATGCGGGACATGCAAATCTACATCAATGACAAACTGGTGCCAGATCCGGCGGGTGTGCAATATTCCTATGTGTTGGTAGCGCCCACAGGCTTAGGTGAAAAATTCTTCAAAGACTACAACATCTACCAGCCCAGACAGGAGAACGCCAGCGTCTTCAGTGTGCATATCTCTCCGCAGCAAGCCGAGGAAATAAGCAAACTGCCCTTCATTAGCCAGGTGGTGCAGATGAAAGACAGTGTGGGCGATGTGCGGGCCGAAGTGTTTCCGTTCAAACCATCTTTGTACCCGCACAACAAAGATAACTTCGGTCCCTTTATCATCCCCAAGGAAGGCATGAAGGTGACGTTAGACGCCAAGACCATTCCGTTGTATGAAATGGCCATCAGGCGCTATGAAGGCCATGAAAACGTGGTAGTCACTGATAATTCGATCTCTATTGACGGTAAACCCATCACGGAATACACCTTCAAACAGAACTATTACTGGATGATGGGCGATAACCGCCACAACTCCGAAGATTCCCGCTACTGGGGTTTTGTGCCCGAGGATCACATTGTGGGCAAGGCCGTGCTGGTGTGGATGTCGTCGAACCCAGATGAGGGTTTGCTGGACAAGATCAGATGGAGACGCATTTTCATGGGCATCAAATAA
- a CDS encoding glycoside hydrolase family 9 protein: MAANILSAMLSLTRPCLFLLLLFCAFTSFAQSDQTWIRINQLGYLPASVKVAVLASKQNLSVKNFTLHDAATGKQVFKGSSPKPQGAYTAFAQTYRLDFSKFQKAGTYYLKANGIQSPPFKIDAKAYDQTADFLLQYMRQQRCGFNPYLKDSCHTTDGFMVFHPEKAKDSTYVDATGGWHDASDYLQYVTTSANATFQLLFAYQQNPGAFEDKHLANGLPGANQIPDILDEAKWGLDWLLKMYPQANLMFNQIADDRDHAGYRLPNEDKVNYGKGPGLGRPVYVVTGQPQGSFQYKNRSTGVSSTAGKFSSAFSLGAQLLAQYYPAYATSLKAKAQQAYDYGLTKPGVAQTAPGKAPYFYEEDNWVDDMQLAAIQLKESTNRADLLQKAAEFGRQEPLTPWLGKDTARHYQWYPFINLGHYYLAKSGDQAIQKEFTDNLRKGLEAVEARGKSNAFYMGVPFIWCSNNLVTGLASQAMLYRKLTGDTRFAQMEAALRDWLFGVNPWGTSMVIGLPEGGVYPKEPHSSLALLHKMPLNGGLVDGPVYGSIYRNLKGIKLDAPDEFAQFQSDLVVYHDDYGDYSTNEPTMDGTASLTYLLSGLQLEGDQKAKPVKKK, from the coding sequence TTGGCCGCAAACATTCTTTCTGCCATGCTTTCCCTCACCCGCCCCTGTCTCTTTTTGCTGCTACTTTTCTGCGCGTTCACCTCCTTCGCCCAATCAGACCAAACCTGGATAAGGATCAACCAGCTGGGGTACTTACCGGCCTCAGTGAAAGTGGCAGTGCTGGCGAGCAAGCAAAATTTGTCGGTTAAAAACTTCACCTTGCATGATGCAGCCACGGGCAAACAAGTATTCAAAGGCAGCAGCCCCAAACCCCAGGGAGCGTACACGGCCTTCGCGCAGACCTATAGATTAGATTTTTCTAAATTTCAGAAGGCCGGCACGTACTACCTAAAAGCCAACGGCATCCAGTCCCCGCCTTTCAAGATAGACGCCAAGGCTTATGACCAAACCGCCGATTTCCTGTTGCAGTACATGCGCCAACAGCGCTGCGGGTTCAACCCCTATTTAAAGGATTCCTGCCATACCACAGACGGGTTTATGGTGTTCCATCCAGAAAAAGCCAAAGACTCCACGTATGTAGACGCTACCGGCGGCTGGCATGACGCCTCAGATTATCTGCAATATGTGACCACCTCGGCTAATGCCACGTTCCAATTATTGTTTGCCTACCAGCAGAACCCCGGCGCTTTTGAAGACAAACATTTGGCCAATGGGCTGCCCGGCGCCAACCAAATCCCAGACATTCTGGATGAAGCCAAATGGGGCCTGGACTGGCTGCTGAAAATGTACCCGCAGGCCAATCTCATGTTCAACCAGATAGCCGATGACCGGGACCATGCCGGCTACCGCTTGCCCAATGAAGACAAAGTAAACTATGGCAAAGGACCTGGCCTGGGCCGACCGGTGTATGTGGTCACAGGCCAACCGCAAGGCTCCTTCCAGTATAAAAACCGAAGCACGGGCGTCTCCTCCACTGCTGGCAAATTCTCCTCGGCGTTTAGCTTGGGCGCACAGCTGCTGGCACAGTATTATCCCGCGTATGCCACTTCGTTGAAGGCAAAAGCACAGCAGGCCTATGACTATGGGTTGACCAAACCGGGCGTTGCCCAGACCGCGCCAGGCAAAGCGCCCTATTTTTATGAGGAAGACAACTGGGTTGATGACATGCAACTGGCCGCCATTCAGTTAAAAGAGAGCACCAACCGCGCAGACCTGCTCCAGAAAGCCGCTGAATTTGGCCGCCAGGAACCGCTCACGCCCTGGCTGGGGAAAGACACGGCGCGGCATTACCAGTGGTACCCGTTCATCAATTTAGGGCATTATTATTTGGCGAAATCAGGGGACCAGGCCATACAGAAGGAATTCACAGACAACCTGCGCAAGGGCCTGGAGGCGGTGGAAGCCAGAGGAAAATCCAATGCCTTTTACATGGGCGTGCCCTTCATCTGGTGCTCCAACAACCTGGTGACGGGCCTGGCCAGCCAAGCCATGCTCTACCGAAAATTGACCGGCGACACGCGTTTTGCCCAGATGGAAGCCGCCCTGCGTGACTGGTTGTTTGGCGTGAACCCCTGGGGCACCAGCATGGTCATTGGCCTGCCAGAGGGTGGGGTGTACCCCAAAGAACCGCATTCGTCGTTGGCGCTGTTGCACAAGATGCCTTTGAACGGCGGCTTGGTAGATGGACCGGTGTACGGCAGCATTTACCGGAATCTCAAAGGCATTAAACTAGACGCCCCAGATGAGTTCGCCCAATTTCAGAGCGATTTAGTGGTGTATCATGATGATTACGGCGATTATTCTACCAATGAACCCACCATGGACGGCACCGCCAGCCTCACCTATTTGTTGTCGGGGTTGCAGTTAGAGGGGGATCAGAAAGCCAAACCCGTAAAAAAAAAGTAG
- a CDS encoding polysaccharide deacetylase family protein, with the protein MFTGHEFADGAEVILKTLKKHQAKAAFFLTGDFYRNPAFRKTIKQLKKAGHYLGAHSDKHVLYADWVKRDSLLVTHTQFIKDLQDNYTEMARFGIKKEQAPFYLPPYEWYNQQISDWTKAQGLQLINYTPGTLSHADYTYPSLGKQYRTSEVIYHSILEYEHKDKNGLNGFLLLLHIGTEPARPDKFHHKLDQLMLELKAKGYQFVSLPNLLSE; encoded by the coding sequence GTGTTCACTGGCCATGAATTTGCCGATGGGGCCGAAGTCATTCTGAAAACCCTTAAGAAACACCAAGCTAAGGCGGCCTTTTTCCTGACGGGCGATTTCTACCGGAACCCGGCTTTCAGAAAAACCATCAAACAACTAAAGAAGGCCGGGCACTACCTGGGCGCGCACTCAGACAAACATGTATTGTACGCCGACTGGGTTAAACGTGATTCTTTGCTGGTCACGCACACGCAATTCATCAAAGACCTGCAAGACAATTACACTGAGATGGCGCGATTTGGGATCAAAAAAGAACAGGCACCCTTCTATCTTCCGCCGTATGAATGGTACAACCAGCAAATCTCAGACTGGACCAAAGCGCAAGGCCTGCAGTTAATCAACTACACGCCCGGCACCCTCTCCCACGCAGATTACACGTACCCCAGCCTGGGCAAGCAGTACCGCACCAGTGAGGTTATTTACCACTCTATTCTGGAGTATGAACACAAAGACAAAAATGGGCTCAACGGTTTTCTACTGCTGTTGCACATAGGCACCGAACCGGCTCGGCCTGACAAATTCCACCACAAACTAGACCAGCTCATGCTGGAACTCAAGGCCAAAGGCTATCAGTTCGTTTCTTTGCCAAACCTGCTTTCTGAGTAA
- the ung gene encoding uracil-DNA glycosylase, translating into MQVKIEPSWQHVLQDEFSKPYFQQLISFVKQEYDTQEVYPPGRQIFNAFDKCPFDQVRVVILGQDPYHGPGQANGLAFSVADGIRTPPSLLNIFKEIESDMGQPIPRSGNLERWARQGVLLLNATLTVRAHQAGSHQKKGWEEFTDAVIQKVSDGKEHVVFLLWGAYAQKKGLIINDKKHLVLKAAHPSPFAADKGFFGTRPFSKANAYLKLQGLPEVEW; encoded by the coding sequence ATGCAGGTAAAAATTGAACCCAGCTGGCAACACGTGCTCCAGGACGAATTCTCGAAGCCTTATTTCCAGCAGCTCATTTCGTTTGTGAAGCAGGAATATGACACCCAGGAAGTGTACCCGCCGGGCCGCCAGATCTTCAACGCCTTTGATAAATGCCCTTTTGACCAGGTGCGTGTGGTGATTCTGGGCCAGGACCCATACCACGGCCCGGGCCAGGCCAACGGACTGGCTTTCTCCGTCGCTGATGGCATCAGAACACCGCCTTCTTTACTAAACATATTTAAAGAAATAGAATCAGACATGGGCCAGCCCATTCCGCGCAGCGGAAACCTGGAGCGTTGGGCCCGGCAGGGGGTGTTACTCTTGAACGCTACACTCACCGTGCGGGCGCACCAGGCGGGTTCGCACCAGAAGAAAGGCTGGGAGGAATTCACAGACGCCGTGATCCAGAAAGTTTCAGACGGAAAGGAGCACGTGGTGTTTTTGCTTTGGGGCGCCTATGCCCAGAAGAAAGGCCTCATCATCAATGACAAAAAACATTTGGTGCTCAAAGCTGCCCACCCGTCTCCCTTCGCCGCTGACAAAGGTTTCTTTGGAACGCGTCCTTTCAGCAAAGCCAACGCCTATTTAAAACTTCAGGGCTTGCCAGAGGTTGAATGGTAA
- the apaG gene encoding Co2+/Mg2+ efflux protein ApaG, which translates to MDTKTTQGVTVNVTTNYLPDYSSPAQQHFVFAYKITIENNSEFTVKLLRRHWHIYDSNNEIREVEGEGVVGQQPVLEPGESHQYVSGCNLKTSIGKMAGTFLMERLVDGKQFYVTIPEFTLIIPYKLN; encoded by the coding sequence ATGGATACGAAAACAACCCAAGGAGTAACCGTCAACGTCACGACCAACTACCTCCCTGACTATTCCAGTCCGGCCCAGCAGCACTTTGTCTTCGCGTATAAGATCACCATTGAGAACAACAGCGAATTTACGGTAAAGTTGTTACGCCGCCACTGGCATATCTATGATTCTAACAACGAAATACGTGAAGTGGAAGGCGAAGGCGTGGTAGGCCAGCAACCCGTACTGGAACCCGGCGAAAGCCACCAATACGTGTCGGGTTGTAACCTCAAGACCAGCATTGGCAAGATGGCGGGCACGTTTCTGATGGAGCGGTTGGTAGACGGCAAGCAGTTTTACGTGACCATTCCGGAATTCACCCTCATCATTCCTTACAAGCTTAACTAA
- a CDS encoding O-methyltransferase yields MVLRYAKFWWRSGNAHGLHSPFVFNLYCFVIHHKGHHAAYDQVEALRKNLLKDSTLLEVQDFGAGSHTGNTKTRKISAIAKSAAKPRRLGQLLFRLAQHFQPSTVLELGTSLGLTTSYLALANPNAQVITLEGCPALAAQARKNFTEMGLNNVEVVQGNMDQTLAQTVARLDRLDFVFFDGNHRYAPTLQYFETCLPKAHEGSVFIFDDIYWSSDMAKAWQKIKQHPQVLLTVDLFYIGLVFFRTNQPKQHFTLRF; encoded by the coding sequence ATGGTTCTGAGGTACGCCAAATTCTGGTGGCGTTCCGGCAATGCCCACGGGCTTCATTCGCCGTTTGTCTTCAACCTGTATTGTTTTGTCATTCACCACAAGGGCCACCACGCGGCCTATGACCAGGTGGAGGCGCTTAGAAAAAATCTCCTGAAAGATTCTACCCTTTTGGAAGTGCAGGATTTTGGCGCAGGCTCCCACACCGGCAATACCAAAACCAGGAAGATTTCTGCCATCGCTAAATCGGCGGCCAAACCCAGGCGCTTGGGGCAACTGTTGTTCAGGCTGGCCCAACATTTTCAACCCAGCACCGTGCTGGAACTGGGCACATCTTTAGGGCTCACCACCAGCTACCTCGCCCTGGCAAACCCCAACGCCCAGGTCATCACGCTGGAGGGCTGCCCTGCCCTTGCAGCTCAGGCTCGTAAGAATTTCACTGAAATGGGTTTAAATAACGTGGAAGTGGTGCAAGGTAACATGGACCAAACCTTGGCGCAGACTGTAGCCAGACTGGACCGGCTGGACTTTGTGTTTTTTGACGGAAACCACCGCTACGCCCCTACCCTGCAGTATTTTGAGACGTGCCTCCCCAAAGCCCATGAAGGCAGCGTCTTCATCTTTGACGATATTTACTGGTCAAGCGACATGGCCAAGGCCTGGCAAAAAATAAAGCAGCACCCGCAGGTACTGCTCACTGTTGACCTTTTCTACATCGGACTCGTCTTCTTCAGAACCAACCAACCCAAGCAGCATTTCACGCTGAGGTTCTAA
- the kdsA gene encoding 3-deoxy-8-phosphooctulonate synthase gives MNIEIPKLQHTASGNFFLMAGPCAIEGEDMALNIAEELVRISDRLQIPLIFKGSYRKANRSRKDSFTGIGDEKALKILAKVSQTFNIPTVTDIHESHEAAMAAEYVDVLQIPAFLCRQTDLLIAAAETGKVVNIKKGQFLSGESMKFAVEKIRESGNNNVILTDRGNSFGYSDLVVDFRNIPAMRENQVPVVMDVTHSLQQPNKASGVTGGQPALIETIAKAAIAVGADGLFIETHPTPATAKSDGANMLPLAQLESLMERLIRIRQAIL, from the coding sequence ATGAATATCGAGATTCCTAAATTACAGCATACCGCCTCTGGTAACTTTTTTCTTATGGCTGGCCCCTGCGCCATTGAAGGCGAAGACATGGCCTTGAACATTGCCGAGGAACTGGTGCGCATCTCTGACCGCCTGCAGATTCCCTTGATTTTCAAAGGCTCCTACCGCAAGGCCAACCGTTCGCGCAAAGATTCCTTCACCGGCATTGGCGATGAAAAAGCATTGAAGATTCTGGCCAAAGTGAGCCAAACCTTTAACATCCCCACAGTCACCGACATTCATGAAAGCCATGAGGCCGCCATGGCCGCAGAATACGTGGACGTACTGCAGATTCCGGCTTTTTTGTGCCGCCAGACAGATTTATTGATTGCCGCCGCCGAAACCGGAAAAGTGGTGAACATCAAAAAGGGCCAGTTTCTCTCCGGTGAATCCATGAAGTTTGCCGTGGAGAAAATCCGGGAGTCAGGCAACAACAATGTTATTCTGACGGATAGGGGCAATTCCTTTGGCTATTCAGATTTGGTGGTGGACTTCCGGAACATTCCGGCCATGCGCGAGAACCAAGTGCCCGTGGTGATGGACGTGACGCATTCTTTGCAGCAGCCCAATAAAGCCTCTGGCGTTACCGGCGGTCAACCCGCTTTGATTGAGACCATCGCCAAAGCTGCCATCGCCGTAGGCGCCGACGGTCTTTTCATTGAGACGCACCCCACGCCAGCCACCGCTAAATCTGACGGCGCCAACATGCTGCCACTGGCCCAACTGGAAAGTTTGATGGAACGTTTGATCAGAATCAGACAGGCTATACTTTAA
- a CDS encoding methyltransferase: MDSTTDLSEAYWSDRYRQGATQWDAGAITTPLKTYLDQVIDKDLKILVPGGGNGHEAEYLHQQGFKKVYLLDFAPEPLANFKARCPDFPEDHLLEQDFFQKTDLTFDLVLEQTFFCALPRPMRVAYARQVFDLLKPSGKLVGVLFSEEFAAEGPPFGGNAFEYQAYFEPYFHFKHFALCYNSIKPRQGKELFMVLERRDKAAFIA; this comes from the coding sequence ATGGATTCCACTACTGATCTTTCTGAGGCCTATTGGTCTGACCGCTACCGCCAGGGCGCCACGCAATGGGACGCCGGCGCCATTACCACGCCCCTCAAAACCTATCTTGACCAGGTAATTGACAAGGACCTGAAAATCCTGGTTCCGGGCGGCGGCAACGGCCATGAAGCCGAATACCTGCACCAGCAAGGGTTCAAAAAGGTGTATCTGCTTGATTTTGCGCCCGAGCCATTAGCCAATTTCAAAGCGCGCTGCCCAGATTTCCCGGAGGACCATTTGCTGGAGCAGGATTTCTTTCAGAAAACAGACCTCACCTTTGACCTGGTGCTGGAACAGACCTTTTTCTGCGCCCTGCCCAGGCCTATGCGCGTTGCCTATGCCCGGCAAGTGTTTGATTTATTGAAGCCTAGTGGCAAATTAGTGGGGGTGTTGTTCTCTGAGGAATTTGCGGCAGAAGGTCCGCCCTTTGGTGGGAATGCGTTTGAGTACCAGGCCTATTTTGAGCCGTATTTCCATTTCAAACATTTTGCGCTTTGCTACAATTCCATCAAACCCCGCCAGGGCAAAGAACTGTTCATGGTGCTGGAGCGCCGTGATAAAGCGGCTTTCATCGCGTAG